Proteins from a single region of Nitrosarchaeum sp.:
- a CDS encoding Hsp20/alpha crystallin family protein translates to MATYKGTYSNEQSLNFVIPIMVILFLGIIYIMTQRAGSGFVSFILIGAAAITMFYWIHVLKKMTKDQKPAYNAREQETKNWVYDLIKGDADFVFVSEVPGPEDKISVRLIDGVLYIRGSGGFSKEVPITGSNEMQIQDFKYRNGVLTLRIK, encoded by the coding sequence TTGGCAACTTATAAGGGAACATATTCAAATGAACAATCGTTAAACTTTGTAATTCCAATAATGGTAATTTTGTTTCTAGGAATTATTTACATAATGACCCAAAGAGCAGGCTCAGGTTTTGTTAGTTTTATCCTAATTGGAGCTGCTGCAATTACAATGTTTTATTGGATTCATGTTCTAAAGAAAATGACCAAGGATCAAAAACCAGCATACAATGCTAGGGAACAAGAGACTAAAAATTGGGTCTATGATTTGATCAAAGGAGATGCAGATTTTGTGTTTGTATCAGAAGTTCCTGGTCCAGAAGACAAGATATCAGTTAGACTAATTGATGGTGTATTGTATATTCGCGGTTCTGGAGGATTTTCAAAAGAAGTTCCAATAACAGGATCAAATGAAATGCAAATTCAGGATTTCAAATATAGAAACGGCGTACTTACATTAAGAATAAAATAG